One Ignavibacteriales bacterium genomic window, AAGAATCGGATTTTACTTACGTAAACCAAACCTGGAATTTTAATACTTACCAGGAAAGCCCTGCCGATGCCACAAAAAGCTATGCCAATAATTTCGGTCTTCAGCTAAAGCTGAATGTACTTATGGGCATAGAATTATAAAAACACCTGCTTGCAAAGTCATTTCAATTTGTATAGAAGTTATTTTCTGTGAATGTTATATTGCCTCTTTATGAACTAATCTAAAGAGAGGATAAATATCATGGCTTTCGAATTACCCCCGCTCCCTTATCCAAATGATGCTCTTGAGCCGAGCATTGATGCTATGACTATGGAGATTCACCACGACAGACACCACAAAGCGTATGTTGATAAATTAAACGCCGCGGTTGACGGAACGGATGCCGCTAATCTTCCCATAGAAGACATTATTAAAAACATTTCTAAATATCCTGCCGCCGTAAGAAATAATGGTGGAGGACACTATAATCACTCACTCTTCTGGAAAATGATGAAAAATGGAGGCGGTGGAAATCCCGCTGGTGATCTCGGCGATGCTATTAATAATGCTTTTGGTTCATTCGATGATTTTAAAAAGAAATTTGAGGAAGCTGGCGCTAATAGGTTCGGATCCGGTTGGGCATGGCTCATTGTAAAAGATGATGGTTCATTAGTTGTAACATCTACACCTAATCAGGACAATCCGATGATGGATATTGCAGATGAAAAAGGCACTCCTATTCTTGGGTGCGATGTCTGGGAACATGCATACTATCTCAAATATCAAAATAAAAGACCTGATTATCTAGCCGCGTTTTGGAATGTGGTTAATTGGGATGAGGTAGCTAATCTCTACAGTTCTGCTAAAGCATAACTAAAAAGTAATTTTTATCCAAATAAAAAGCTCTCTTAAGGGAGCTTTTTTTATTTTCTGCTTAGCTCTTCCTTTAGAAAATTCGCAGTATAACTTTTATTAGCGAATTTCTTCACGAGGTCTTCCGGGGTTCCCTCGGCAATTATCTCACCGCCTTTATCTCCGCCCTCCGGTCCAAGATCTACTATCCAATCCGCGCACTTTATCACGTCGAGGTTATGCTCAATAACTATTACCGTGTTTCCTTTATCTACCAGCTTATTCAGCACATTTAGGAGCATCTTTATATCTTCGAAATGCAGTCCCGTCGTCGGCTCGTCCAATATATATATAGTCTTTCCCGTTTGAACCTTTGAGAGCTCCGATGATAATTTTACTCGCTGTGCTTCACCTCCCGATAATGTCGTTGCTTGCTGTCCCAGGTGTATATATCCCAATCCCACATCGTGAAGCGTCTTTAGCTTTCTGCTTAGAGAGGGGATATGCTGAAAGAATTCCACTGCTTCCTCTACTGT contains:
- a CDS encoding superoxide dismutase, which translates into the protein MMAFELPPLPYPNDALEPSIDAMTMEIHHDRHHKAYVDKLNAAVDGTDAANLPIEDIIKNISKYPAAVRNNGGGHYNHSLFWKMMKNGGGGNPAGDLGDAINNAFGSFDDFKKKFEEAGANRFGSGWAWLIVKDDGSLVVTSTPNQDNPMMDIADEKGTPILGCDVWEHAYYLKYQNKRPDYLAAFWNVVNWDEVANLYSSAKA